The following proteins come from a genomic window of Lachnoclostridium phytofermentans ISDg:
- a CDS encoding RnfABCDGE type electron transport complex subunit G, giving the protein MQNKKKSTIIKDAIALFAITLVAAVALGFVYEITKDPIAEAEAKAKAKAYSMVFADAKLVDDKNEDVNAKVDSSKEFLTSQGFTSSTINEVCIAKDEAGNALGFVMTLTSSAGYGGDIKFTMGVKADGTLTSIEIISMNETSGLGAKANDDSFKGQYSDKNVDSFKVIKSAESKTGDDQINAISGATITSSAVTGTVNAGLAFANDLLENGVGGVTHE; this is encoded by the coding sequence TTGCAAAATAAGAAAAAGTCAACAATAATTAAAGATGCGATTGCATTATTTGCGATTACCTTAGTAGCGGCTGTTGCACTTGGTTTTGTATATGAAATTACGAAAGACCCAATCGCAGAAGCAGAAGCAAAAGCGAAGGCTAAAGCATATTCGATGGTTTTTGCCGATGCAAAATTGGTAGATGATAAGAATGAAGATGTGAATGCCAAAGTAGATTCTTCCAAAGAATTTTTAACTTCTCAAGGATTTACTTCAAGTACTATCAACGAAGTATGTATTGCAAAGGATGAAGCCGGAAATGCACTTGGCTTTGTTATGACTTTAACTTCTTCAGCAGGATATGGCGGGGATATTAAGTTTACAATGGGTGTAAAAGCAGACGGAACTTTAACTTCAATAGAAATTATTAGTATGAATGAGACTTCGGGCCTTGGTGCAAAAGCCAATGACGATAGTTTTAAAGGACAATATTCCGATAAAAATGTAGACTCCTTTAAAGTTATTAAGTCAGCTGAGAGTAAGACTGGTGATGATCAAATTAATGCCATCAGTGGTGCAACAATCACAAGTTCTGCAGTAACAGGTACAGTGAATGCAGGTCTTGCCTTTGCGAATGATTTATTAGAGAATGGTGTAGGAGGTGTTACTCATGAGTAA